In Lepus europaeus isolate LE1 chromosome 19, mLepTim1.pri, whole genome shotgun sequence, the genomic window ACAGGTCAGTGTGATTGGCGTTTGGCCATGCCTGGTTCCACCCAGCGGTTTGGGGACGCCCCCTTTCCTGGAATTGTATCCACTCAGATGATGGGGCCACTGACAGCCAGCCCACTGCAGGCTCAGCCCCTCCCGCGGCAGGACCCAGAGCCAGGTGGAAACCATTACTGGGCAGGTGTCAGCCTTGTGGCCAGACTCGGCTCATCAGCTGCCCGCCGCGGGGCCGCCACGGGGCCGTCACGGGGCTGTCACGGGGCACGAGGACAGCTCAGAGCCAGCACGGCCCGGGCAGCAGGCAGCCTCTGGACCCCGCAGCCAGGCACCCTGCCCCCTCGGGAGGCCAGCAACGCCGGGTTTGCTGAGGTCACTCGGTTTTGCTTTCTGTGCTTTGGGTCAAACCCACGCTCACTGCGCAGCCCCCACAGAGCCCGAGCCCCCGGTCGGCGTCCTGGCTCTTCCTgttcctcctcccccaggctcaGAGGCCCCAGGGCCCCCGAAACCACATCCGCTGTGGGCCAGGGCCCtcagcacagggagcccagggggGGACACGCAGGGCTCTCCTACTGACCGGAGTGTGTGCAGCGGCCGGCCTCGGGAGGGGCCCACACCTCGCACAGGGGCAGCGGCGGCCCTCGGCCCGGGACGGATCCCTCTCTGGCCTGTCCCTCACTTCCTTGTCCCGGGGAACCAGCACGACAGACCCCTCTGCCCGgcacccctgcccagccccacggGCGGCCCGGTGTGGGGGACGGGAGACGGGCGCCGCGCGCGGCCCTCACGCTGCAGCCCCGCTCCGGGCCCCAGGCCGGCCGCCCGCGGGGGTCCCACGCCAGCGCGGACCCGGCCCGGAGCCGCCGCGCGCCGCGCGGAGGGCACGGAGGGAGCGGCGAGGCCTCTCCGCCTCCCGCCGGCGCCCACTTACGTCGTCCATGAGCAGCAGCAGGATGTTGGGGTGCTGCGGGGCGCCGGTGACCCCCAAGCCCACAgcgcccagcaccagcaccagccgcCACCACCCCGGGCCCGCGGCAGCCGCCGCCATGGCAACCGCGCAGCCGCCGAGCTCGCCGGCGACACCGGCCCGGGGCGCCTCTTCCTGCGCGgccgcggcgcggggcggggccgcctgGAGGAGGGCGGAGCGCGTGCTTGGCgggagaggcggggcctgggctgactgagaggtgggcggggcggggccgcctgGAGGAGGGCGGAGCGCGTGCTTGGCgggagaggcggggcctgggctgactgagaggtgggcggggcggggccgcctgGAGGAGGGCGGAGCGCGTGCTTGGCgggagaggcggggcctgggctgactgagaggtgggcggggcggggcggagcgcGTGCTTGGCgggagaggcggggcctgggctgacagaggtgggcggggcggggccgcctgGAGGAGGGCGGAGCGCGTGCTTGGCgggagaggcggggcctgggTTGACAgagaggtgggcggggcggggccgcctgGAGGAGGGCGGAGCGCGTGCTTGGCgggagaggcggggcctgggctgacagagaggtgggcggggcggggccgcctgGAGGAGGGCGGAGCGCGTGCTTGGCgggagaggcggggcctgggttgacggggaggtgggcggggcggggcgagccCGAGCGGACGGGGACCCGGCGCGGATCACGTGACACGGCCCCGGCGTCGGGCCTCCAAGATGGCGGTGTGTATCGCGGTGATCGCCAAGGAGGTGCGTACGCGGCCCGCCTGTCGTCCCTCCTGGCCCCGGGCGCTCCCTGGGAGATAGGCGCGAACAGGACCCCCGTCCACggcttgaggccagcgccgccgcCTCGGACCGGGCCGCGCCCTGTGGGAGCCCTCGGCCGCCACAGCCGCGCCGAGGCCCGCGAGGTCCGGGCGTGGGGCCGTGTCCGTTAGGTCCGCGCGAGGAGAGGCCGCAGCGCCGACACGGCGGGCTCGGGGACCCGCGGCCGGGGCTGGCGGGGTCCGGCGGGCCGCCTTCCCCGGGGCCGGGTGCTCAGCGTCGCGGGCGCCGCCCCTCTCTTGCAGAACTACCCGCTTTACATCCGCAGCACGCCCACGGACAGCGAGCTCAAGTTCCACTACATGGTGCACACGTCGCTGGACGTGGTGGACGAGAAGATCTCCGCCATGGGCAAGGCGCTGGTGGACCAGAGGGAGCTCTACCTGGGCCTGCTCTACCCCACCGAGGACTACAAGGTGTATCCTTGCACCCCCCTGGCGCCCGTGCCCACCGGGGTCAGGCGGCGCGggccgcgggggggggggtgacggagccggagcagctgggacatcgagcggggacacctgtgtcccgcAGGCCGCGGCCTTTAAAGGTGACCAGCTGGTCCCGGCGCCGCCCCGGGAGCCCCTGAGCTAGGACCGCAGGGGCCGCCCCCTCCCGCGCTCCCACCCCGCCGGGCCCCTCCTGCGGTGCTGCCCGGGCAGCGCCCCGCGGCCGTTTTCCCTGACTGGCCCTGCAGGTACGGCTACGTGACCAACTCCAAGGTGAGGTTCGTCATGGTGGTCGACTCCTCCAACACAGCCCTGCGCGACAACGAGATTCGCAGTGTGAGCgggggcccggggcccggggctCGGGGCGGGCGGTCACGCGGGCAGCGGGCGGGCGCGGGCGCTGAAGCGGCCTCGGGTCCTGTCCCAGATGTTCCGGAAGCTGCATAACTCCTACACGGACGTGATGTGCAACCCCTTCTACAACCCCGGAGACCGCATCCAGTCGAGGTGGGCGCCGCTCCTCGCCCTCTGCCCCCTGGCTCTGATGAGGAACCCCGCTGGGGGGGCGGGGAACACGTGCGAGCCTTCCCTCCCCTGAAACCCCAGGGCTTCgcaggccccgcccaggcccccgcCCGAGGCTGGGGGCGGACCCGTGCGGACCCGCGTGCTGGATGGGAGCAGCGGCCTCCGACTTCGCCTCCGACTTCGGCGCTGCAGACCCCGCCCGGGGCCTCCCACGGGTGCCCAGGACGCGCCCTCCTGGCCCTGTGGCTACCTCGGAGCTGGGCGGTGCCCGCGGACACGGGAGACCCCGCCGCGGGCCCTGGGTGGCCACTGGGCACTTCGGGGTGCCCGCGGCGGCAGGGCCGGGGGCCAGGGGCTCCGGCGGCCTCTGAGCCGGCGCGCTTCTTCTCGCCGCAGGGCCTTTGACAACATGGTGACCTCCATGATGGTGCAGGTGTGCTGAGCCCGGAGCCCGCGGCCGCGCTGCAGCGAAGAGCAGCTGTGTGCGGGCCGTGTGCGCGCTCCCGCCTCTCCCTGGGCGCTCGGACTGTGTGCgcaccccaccccgcctctccctGACCCCTCCCTGACGCGCGTGCCGCGTGCGCGCCCCCAGCCTCGACCTGAGTGTGAcgccccggcccgcgggcgcggCCGTGGACCCACTCCCACTAAAGTCTCGTGAGAAGACTCTGGCTTTTCTCgcgcgtcccccccccccccagcgcagCGCCGGGCCTGCTGGGAGAGTGCCGGGGAGGGGTGGTGACCTCCGCAGGGCTGCGTGGACCAGGCCTCTGCTCCTCCGTGGCTGGTGGCCTCCGGGTGGCTGGATACTGGAGTGgccttggcgggggggggggggggggggtcaaccTGAGCCCAGCGCTGGCGGGGAGCAGCCTGCTCACTCCCCTCACCGGGCAAGGCCCACCCCGTCCTGGACTTCCATcaccagggcctggcccagcatcttGGCCCAGCCTACCCTCAGAAGGACCCCGTGAGGTCTGGAGCGGCCTGTGCACCCTGTCTGGTCAGCTGCCGCCACTGTCCACACCCTGGCCCTGGCATGGTGCCCCGGCTCCAGCGGGGCCAAGCGACTGACTCACCTGGGCCACGGccacccttgcaggccacagaccagccaggggcctggagttcAGCGAGGGAATGGTgctccagccccacccacagcGCTGCCTACACAGCCCCTCCTGTCTGCCTTGCACAGCACTGCTAGTCCTGGGGACAGCGGGCTGTGGGAAGCCAGGGCACACCTGGCACACAGGGCAGGCCGCCGGGATGGGACGGCGGGCTGTGGGAAGCCAGGACACATCTTGGCACACGGGGCAGGGCACCGGGACAGGGGATGGTGGGCTGTGGGAAGCCAGGGCACACCTAGCacacggggcaggggctgggacagggacgGCGGGCTACAGGAAGCCAGGCCCACCTCCTGGCacacggggcaggggctgggacaggggacGGCGGGCTGCCGGAAGCCAGGGCCCACCTCCTGGCACACGGGGCAGGCCGCCGGGACTAGACGGCAGGCTGTGGGAAGCCAGGACACACCTCCTGGCACACGGGGCAGGCTGCTGGGACTGGACTGCGGGCTGTGGGAAGCCAGGACACACCTGACacacggggcaggggctgggacagggacagCGGGCTACAGGAAGCCAGGCCCACCTCCTGACACACGGGGCAGGGGACGGGACAGAGGATGGCGGGCTGTGGGAAGCCAGGGCCCACCTCCTGGCacacggggcaggggctgggacaggggacGGCGGGCTGCCAGAAGCCAGGGCACACCTCCTGGCacacggggcaggggctgggacaggggacGGCGGGCTGCCGGAAGCCAGGGCACACCTGGCACACGGGGCAGGCTGTCGGGACAGGGACGGCGGGCTGTGAGAAGCCAGGCCCACCTCCTGGCacacggggcaggggctgggacaggggacGGCGGGCTGTGGGAAGCCAGGGCCCACCTCCTGGCacacggggcaggggctgggacagggacagCGGGCTGCCGGAAGCCAGGGCCCACCTCCTGGCacacggggcaggggctgggacaggggacGGCAGGCTGCCGGAAGCCAGGGCACACCTCCTGGCacacggggcaggggctgggacaggggacGGCGGGCTGTGGGAAGCCAGGGCACACCTCCTGGCacacggggcaggggctgggacaggggacGGCGGGCTGTGGGAAGCCAGGGCCCACCTCCTGGCacacggggcaggggctgggacaggggacGGCAGGCTGCCGGAAGCCAGGGCACACCTCCTGGCacacggggcaggggctgggacaggggacGGCGGGCTGTGGGAAGCCAGGGCACACCTGGCacacggggcaggggctgggacaggggacGGCGGGCTGTGGGAAGCCAGGGCACACCTGGCACACGGGGCAGGCTGTCGGGACAGGGGACGGTGGGCTGTGGGAAGCCAGGGCACACCTGGCacacggggcaggggctgggacaggggacaGCGGGCTGTGGGAAGCCAGGGCACACCTGGCACACGGGGCAGGGTGCTGGCGTACAGAAGCAACGCTGTTGGCACAGACCCTGTACTGGGGCTCCGCGGCCTGTGCTGTGCTTGTCCCCGTTTCTTCTTCCTGCTGGAACCCAGGTAAGGGGGCTGGAGCTCCCGGCACGTGGCTTGCCTGGTGGGGACAGCAGCTGGCCTGTAGGAACCACACGAGGGAGTGTTCCTGTGCGTGGCCCAGCGGCATCGCGCCTGGAACTGGAGAGGACGGGCGTTTGAAAAAATCTGCCAACCTCGATCGGACAGAACGGGCACGCGGCAGGGTCACGGTGTCTCCCTTGGCTACAGactccctgctgctccctccaccccagggccGGGTCCTCACCCGCAGGACACCCCTCGGGGCCTCCCTCAGTCCTGGGGTGAGGAGCTCGGGCCCCTTGTTAATGGACAGCCAGGGCACCTTGGCTCTGGGCACAGCCGCCCAgttccccgccccctcctctgggcgctcctgcccagcctccagcccacGGGGGAGGAGGGCGGCCCTGTCCGCTGTTAGCAGGGggcacctctgcttcctgggctGGCAGGGCTACGCCCACGGCAGGTGGCGGCCGCGGCCGTAGTCCTTATGTGCTGTCCACGCTCTGTCAgttgggcagggggtggggttcAGCCCCCCTGTCTAGGACCCATGGCCACACCTGTCTGCAGTGGGCCCATGTCGCGTGGTAAGTGGGGAAACCTGCTGTTgcgcttttaaaaaatactcaaatttAATAAGTTATGCGTTACCATTAAGACATacacatttccatttttctgtaaaacGTGTCAGCTGAAGAGCCCACTGATCCAGCAGTCCGGCACCTCCCTCCCGAGGGCCATCAGAGCCCCGAGCCAGGCCCGTGGCCTATGGTCGTAGCTGCCGTGGCTGCCAAGGGGTCATCCTCCCACGTGAGCGCCAGGGGGCAGCAGTGGCTCGCCGGACGCATCTCCCCcgcccctcacctccctccctgcccgccACTCAGCACCCGGAGCTGCCATCAGGCGGTCTGAGAACAGCCCCACTCAAAGTCCGGCTCCTTCAGTACGGCACGAACCACGATGCCGCTCTCCCCCGGCCCCTGCACGGAGAAGGCACGGGTGAGCGGGGCAGGGAGAAGCACCCACACCAGGGCTGTGGCCGCTAGTCCCCAGGGATGTCTTGACCACAGCAGGC contains:
- the TRAPPC2L gene encoding trafficking protein particle complex subunit 2-like protein isoform X2 — encoded protein: MAVCIAVIAKENYPLYIRSTPTDSELKFHYMVHTSLDVVDEKISAMGKALVDQRELYLGLLYPTEDYKVYGYVTNSKMFRKLHNSYTDVMCNPFYNPGDRIQSRAFDNMVTSMMVQVC
- the TRAPPC2L gene encoding trafficking protein particle complex subunit 2-like protein isoform X1; protein product: MAVCIAVIAKENYPLYIRSTPTDSELKFHYMVHTSLDVVDEKISAMGKALVDQRELYLGLLYPTEDYKVYGYVTNSKVRFVMVVDSSNTALRDNEIRSMFRKLHNSYTDVMCNPFYNPGDRIQSRAFDNMVTSMMVQVC
- the TRAPPC2L gene encoding trafficking protein particle complex subunit 2-like protein isoform X3, whose amino-acid sequence is MVHTSLDVVDEKISAMGKALVDQRELYLGLLYPTEDYKVYGYVTNSKVRFVMVVDSSNTALRDNEIRSMFRKLHNSYTDVMCNPFYNPGDRIQSRAFDNMVTSMMVQVC